GAACGACCATACGTGGGAGTTTGTTAGAGGAACACCTTTTGTAATGGGCTTTGTTTCGGCGGGTGGTAGGCCTCTGCCGTTGAAGCCCGAGGAAGTGAAGTACATCCTTAGGATGGCTGGTCTTGAACAAGCAGCGCCTGTTCAGGTCGAGAAACAACCTACCGCAAAAGTTGAATTCGAAATTGAACCTGGTGACTCGGTGAAGATAATTACCGGTCCGTTTGAAGGATTCGTTGGTGTTGTCAAAGAAGTCGATGAAGAAAGACAAGAATTGAAGGTTAGCGTTACAATCTTCGGTAGGGAAACACCTGTTACAGTTCACCTGAGCGAAGTGGAGAAAGTTTAATCATCTCCGATGTGCTGTTCGGAGATCAGTGGGAGGGCGTATGCCCGAAACTACACACCACAGAGGGAGGTAAGTACGTATGGCTAAGAAGGTTATCGCACAGGTTAGGTTGGTCCTCGAAGCCGGAAAAGCAACACCAGCGCCTCCAGTTGGACCTGCTCTCGGTCAAAGAGGCGTCAACTTGATGGAATTCTGTAAGAAGTTCAACGCGGTAACGGCTGATAAAGCTGGAATGCTTATCCCGGTTGTTGTTACCGTCTACGATGACAGGTCGTTCACGTTTGTAACGAAAACTCCTCCTGCGAGCTTCTTGCTCAAGCGTGCAGCGAAGATCAACTCTGGTTCGAGCGAACCGAAGAGGAAGACAGTTGGAAGGGTGACCCGCCAGCAGATTAGGGAAATTGCCGAACTCAAGATGCCAGACCTCAACGCAAACGACATTGAAGCGGCCATGAAAATCATCGAAGGAACTGCACGCAGCATGGGTCTGGAAGTAGTTGACTGAAGTGAAGGGAGGAGGCTAAGCCATGCCAAAACACTCCAGAAGGTACAATGAAGTAAGGAAGTTAGTTGATAGAGAGAAGGCTTATTCTCTCGATGAGGCGGTGGAATTGGTAAAGAAAACAGCTACAGCCAAATTCGATGAGACCATCGAAATGCACTTGAAAACGAATATTGACTACAGAAAAAGTGAGCAGAACATAAGAAGCACAATATCGCTCCCACATGGAACTGGTAAGACCGTTCGAGTGCTTGTTTTTGCAAAGGGTGAAAAAGCAGAAGAGGCAAAGAACGCAGGTGCAGATTACGTCGGCGGAGAAGAACTTGTTGATAAGATTATTAACGAGAACTTCTTTGATTTCGACGTTGCAATCGCCACACCTGATATGATGAAGGTTATCGGTAAGCTCGGTAAGGTCCTCGGCCCAAGGGGATTGATGCCGAACCCGAAGACTGGAACGGTCACGGACGATGTGGCAACAGCAGTTAGCGAGTTCAAGAAAGGTAAGGTCGAGGTCAGAACGGATAAGACGGGAAACATCCACCTGCCAGTTGGAAAGGCTTCTTTCGACCCAGAGAAGCTCAAGGAAAACATAAAGGCTGCGTACGAGCAGATACTCACACTCAGACCAGCGGGTGTTAAGGGACACTTCATTAAGAAAGCCGTTATCGCATCCACAATGGGTCCTGGAATAAAACTTGATCTGAACACGATAGCGGAAGGTAAGAAGTAAAACAGCTGAGTATATCCAAAAAGCATTCAAGAGGTAGCCTGTGTAAGGCTACCTCTTTTTTTCCTGTTCATTTACTTTGTTACTTATCGCGCTGTCTAATGCAAAATCTGAATCTATAGAGGCCTCATTAGCTTCGAGTGACCTATTAGTCATTTATCGTGGACGTTACAGGTGTGAATTAGATCTAATTTTCCCGTGCTGCCCCTTTAAACGTCTATCCCTTTATATTTGTCGGCATTTGTTGCGCACTTAAAAACTGTTACATTTGACAAGGTGTAAAGATTGCGAACGAAAATACTGAAATTTCCGAAGAAATTGCTGCAGTTTCAGAAAAGTTATCAGCTTCTGCCGAAGAACTCTCTGCTTCATCTCAAAATTTGACGAATATGTCTCCTGGCTTAAGTAAACTCATTAAAAAATAGTAGTTACAAGATATTACCCCCCTGTTTCCAGGGGGGGAGAAGGTGTGTGGCCGACAGTGTTTGATATATGTATAAGAGGCTAAGGCCGTGCCTTGGGAGGTGCTAAAACATCAAGGTGGGAATTTTCTATTAATTCAATAAGTTTCCTACTTATGTTGTTGCCCCAATAAATGCCTTTGTAAGTTAGGACTAGTTTGTCATTTTGTTTTATTGCAAATCCATTTTGGATGAGTTCTTCTAAGAATCTCATGGCTTCTTCTGATTGGGCTATGAGGTTATTTTTGTATGGTACTTCTAAAGTTTGTATCGCTCCTTTTATTTTGTTTAGTTCTATATACTTCTCATCCATCAGGATTCCCATTCTCGTCTTAAAATCATCAACTGATTTTTTATAGGCATCTACAGGAGATGGATTCATAACGGAAAGTGCACCAAAATTTCCTCCTGCACCAGCTCCAAGCGGAAGAGTATCTTCTCCTTTGTTTCTGTTCATTACGTATTTGTATTTATCTTTTTTTACCATTTTTGTAAGTTCCAAAAATTTGTAACCATTTTTAATGCCTAATTCCACAATTTTTGAGAAGAATTCAAAGTCCTTTTTTTCATCAAAATTACTTTGAAGCTTCGAATTTTTCATATTTATCAATGAGTACATCGAAAATCCATCTAAATCTAATTCGAAAATGGTATCTAAGTCTTTCTCAAGTTCTGCTAACGTCTGATTGGGATAAGAGTATATTATATCTACGCTTACAACAGCAAAATTTCTCTCTTTTAATCTTTTTATCCTCTCTTTTGCAAACGTGCCATTTCCCCTACGTCCTAAGAGTTCTCTTCCTTTGTCTGAGAATGTTTGTACACCTATGCTAAATCTATTTATACCA
This region of Fervidobacterium thailandense genomic DNA includes:
- the rplK gene encoding 50S ribosomal protein L11 codes for the protein MAKKVIAQVRLVLEAGKATPAPPVGPALGQRGVNLMEFCKKFNAVTADKAGMLIPVVVTVYDDRSFTFVTKTPPASFLLKRAAKINSGSSEPKRKTVGRVTRQQIREIAELKMPDLNANDIEAAMKIIEGTARSMGLEVVD
- the rplA gene encoding 50S ribosomal protein L1 yields the protein MPKHSRRYNEVRKLVDREKAYSLDEAVELVKKTATAKFDETIEMHLKTNIDYRKSEQNIRSTISLPHGTGKTVRVLVFAKGEKAEEAKNAGADYVGGEELVDKIINENFFDFDVAIATPDMMKVIGKLGKVLGPRGLMPNPKTGTVTDDVATAVSEFKKGKVEVRTDKTGNIHLPVGKASFDPEKLKENIKAAYEQILTLRPAGVKGHFIKKAVIASTMGPGIKLDLNTIAEGKK
- a CDS encoding coproporphyrinogen-III oxidase family protein produces the protein MQFGERIKSHHGAMGNIEKYFKGHTLIQNYLQKEKPKGSKSVIYIHIPFCSKICNFCSLNRVMMNPPEDYHQIIIDEMIKYSKLPYIQNSTFDAVYFGGGTPTTLSSRALKEIITALKENFRFTPDAEFSVETSISELTDEKIDMFQEVGINRFSIGVQTFSDKGRELLGRRGNGTFAKERIKRLKERNFAVVSVDIIYSYPNQTLAELEKDLDTIFELDLDGFSMYSLINMKNSKLQSNFDEKKDFEFFSKIVELGIKNGYKFLELTKMVKKDKYKYVMNRNKGEDTLPLGAGAGGNFGALSVMNPSPVDAYKKSVDDFKTRMGILMDEKYIELNKIKGAIQTLEVPYKNNLIAQSEEAMRFLEELIQNGFAIKQNDKLVLTYKGIYWGNNISRKLIELIENSHLDVLAPPKARP